Proteins encoded within one genomic window of Halogeometricum sp. S1BR25-6:
- a CDS encoding bifunctional methylenetetrahydrofolate dehydrogenase/methenyltetrahydrofolate cyclohydrolase translates to MTTIIDGNEIADRIRADVSDCAARLADEGVTPGLATVLMSDDGASETYVSMKQRACEETGIEGIHRVLDPDASAETLLQQIDDFNDDPSVHGILVQMPVPDHVDSQVVLERIDPMKDVDGFHPENVGRVVTGDARYKPCTPHGIQKLLEAADVETEGKDAVVVGRSNIVGKPMANLLVQKAPGGNATTTVCHSRTDDLAEKTRAADVVIAAAGVPEMITGDMLSEGCTVIDVGVNRVDADTEKGYELVGDVEFESASEKADAITPVPGGVGPMTIAMLMYNTVKAASLQSGVDVDLP, encoded by the coding sequence ATGACCACGATTATCGACGGGAACGAGATTGCGGATCGGATACGGGCAGACGTATCGGACTGTGCGGCGCGACTCGCCGACGAAGGAGTGACCCCGGGACTCGCGACGGTGCTGATGAGCGACGACGGCGCCAGCGAGACCTACGTGTCGATGAAACAGCGGGCCTGCGAGGAGACCGGAATCGAAGGCATCCACCGGGTACTCGACCCCGACGCCTCGGCCGAGACGCTCCTCCAACAGATCGACGACTTCAACGACGACCCGAGCGTGCACGGCATCCTCGTTCAGATGCCGGTGCCGGACCACGTCGACTCCCAGGTCGTACTGGAGCGCATCGACCCGATGAAGGACGTCGACGGGTTTCATCCGGAGAACGTCGGCCGCGTCGTCACGGGAGACGCTCGGTACAAACCCTGTACGCCCCACGGCATCCAGAAACTCCTCGAAGCCGCCGACGTCGAAACCGAGGGGAAGGACGCGGTCGTCGTCGGCCGATCCAACATCGTGGGGAAGCCGATGGCGAACCTCCTCGTTCAGAAGGCACCGGGGGGCAACGCCACTACGACGGTCTGTCACTCTCGCACCGACGACCTCGCCGAGAAGACCCGGGCGGCCGACGTCGTAATCGCCGCGGCGGGCGTCCCCGAGATGATCACCGGCGACATGCTCTCGGAGGGCTGTACGGTCATCGACGTCGGCGTCAACAGAGTCGACGCGGACACCGAGAAGGGGTACGAACTCGTCGGCGACGTGGAGTTCGAGAGCGCGAGCGAGAAGGCGGACGCCATCACCCCCGTTCCCGGCGGCGTCGGTCCCATGACCATCGCGATGCTCATGTACAACACCGTCAAGGCGGCGAGCCTGCAGTCGGGCGTCGACGTTGACCTCCCCTGA
- a CDS encoding anthranilate synthase component I family protein produces MSQPSVVTERASFVRTAASAPVGARVPVEVKVTVSDPFEAYRRARDGDADGVFLETTGGQSGWGYFAVDPVDRLQVAADATSPDGESPTVDAIDSLLDREDLVRGDCEIPYPCGAFGWLSYDVARELEDLPSTTTPDGLPRLQLGVFDRVAAWEAPTEGDVRLRVTACPVVDEHESPAAAYEAGVEMATDLAESALRGDPTVGSPPVASRRARFESECGEAAFADRVRRVKEYVRDGDTFQTNVSHRLVAPAAVHPVETYDAVRRVNPAPYSGLLEFPGVDLVSASPELLLDVEDDRLSTEPIAGTRPRGDTPEADAELERDLTSDEKERAEHAMLVDLERNDLGKVSEYGSVDVAEYRRVDRYSEVMHLVSLVEGRRREGVSIADAVAAVFPGGTITGAPKPRTMEIIDEVEATRRGPYTGSIGVFGFDDRATLNITIRTLVRRGGEYRLRVGAGVVHDSDPVAEYEETLDKAQALVNAVDEALGERGSFAVESAADTLEEVR; encoded by the coding sequence ATGAGCCAGCCATCAGTTGTCACGGAGCGCGCATCGTTCGTCCGGACCGCAGCCTCGGCCCCGGTCGGAGCCCGAGTCCCGGTCGAAGTGAAGGTCACCGTCTCGGACCCCTTCGAGGCCTACCGTCGGGCCCGCGACGGCGACGCGGACGGGGTGTTCCTCGAAACGACCGGCGGGCAGTCCGGGTGGGGGTACTTCGCGGTCGACCCGGTCGACCGCCTGCAGGTGGCCGCCGACGCAACCTCGCCGGACGGGGAGAGTCCGACCGTCGACGCCATCGACTCGCTACTTGACCGCGAGGACCTCGTCCGCGGGGACTGTGAGATTCCGTATCCCTGCGGCGCGTTCGGCTGGCTCTCCTACGACGTCGCGCGGGAGTTGGAGGACTTACCGTCGACGACGACCCCGGACGGGCTCCCGCGGCTTCAACTCGGCGTGTTCGACCGCGTCGCCGCCTGGGAGGCGCCGACCGAGGGCGACGTTCGACTGCGGGTGACCGCCTGTCCCGTGGTCGACGAACACGAGTCGCCCGCGGCGGCCTACGAGGCCGGCGTGGAAATGGCGACCGACCTGGCCGAATCCGCGCTCCGCGGGGACCCGACCGTCGGCTCCCCGCCGGTCGCGAGCCGACGGGCGAGGTTCGAGAGCGAGTGCGGCGAGGCGGCGTTCGCCGACCGGGTGCGCCGAGTGAAAGAGTACGTTCGCGACGGCGACACCTTCCAGACGAACGTCTCTCACCGGCTGGTCGCCCCCGCCGCCGTCCACCCGGTCGAGACGTACGACGCCGTGCGGCGCGTGAACCCGGCGCCGTACTCCGGTTTGCTCGAGTTTCCGGGGGTCGACCTCGTCAGCGCCAGCCCCGAACTACTGTTGGACGTCGAGGACGACCGTCTGTCGACGGAGCCCATCGCGGGCACGCGACCGCGCGGCGACACCCCCGAGGCCGACGCCGAACTGGAGCGCGACCTCACGAGCGACGAGAAGGAACGCGCCGAGCACGCGATGCTGGTCGACCTCGAGCGCAACGACCTCGGGAAGGTCAGCGAGTACGGCAGCGTCGACGTCGCCGAGTACCGCCGGGTCGACCGCTACTCGGAGGTGATGCACCTCGTCTCGCTCGTGGAGGGACGCCGCCGCGAGGGCGTGAGTATCGCCGACGCCGTCGCGGCCGTGTTCCCGGGCGGAACGATAACCGGCGCGCCCAAGCCCCGGACGATGGAGATAATCGACGAGGTGGAGGCGACCCGTCGAGGCCCCTACACGGGGAGCATCGGCGTGTTCGGCTTCGACGACCGGGCGACGCTGAACATCACGATCCGGACGCTCGTCCGCCGCGGCGGCGAGTACCGCCTGCGCGTCGGCGCCGGCGTCGTCCACGACTCCGACCCGGTCGCGGAGTACGAAGAGACGCTGGACAAGGCCCAAGCGCTCGTCAACGCCGTCGACGAGGCACTCGGCGAGCGAGGGTCGTTCGCCGTCGAGTCCGCCGCGGACACGCTAGAGGAGGTCCGGTGA
- a CDS encoding anthranilate synthase component II — protein sequence MILIVDNYDSFAYNLVQYVGEFDDVVVRRNDAVDVAGISDLDPDGIVVSPGPGTPADAGVSIPVFRDLDYPTLGVCLGHQALCAANGASVVHAPEVVHGKPSEIRHDGSALYDGVDDPFEVGRYHSLAVEDGDLPADLVKTAYTNDERGVVMGVRHADRPHLGVQFHPESILTDAGKRIVENFCSSIASG from the coding sequence ATGATACTCATCGTCGACAACTACGACTCGTTCGCGTACAACCTCGTCCAGTACGTCGGCGAGTTCGACGACGTCGTCGTCAGACGTAACGACGCGGTCGACGTCGCCGGAATCTCCGACCTCGACCCCGACGGAATCGTCGTCTCGCCCGGCCCGGGGACCCCCGCCGACGCCGGCGTCTCTATCCCCGTGTTCCGCGACCTCGACTACCCCACGCTGGGGGTCTGTCTCGGCCACCAGGCGCTGTGTGCCGCCAACGGGGCGTCGGTCGTCCACGCTCCCGAGGTCGTCCACGGCAAGCCCTCCGAGATCCGCCACGACGGGTCGGCGCTGTACGACGGCGTCGACGACCCGTTCGAGGTGGGGCGCTACCACTCGCTGGCGGTCGAGGACGGCGACTTGCCCGCCGACCTCGTCAAGACGGCGTACACGAACGACGAACGGGGCGTCGTGATGGGCGTGCGCCACGCCGACCGGCCGCATCTCGGCGTCCAGTTCCACCCTGAGAGCATCCTCACCGACGCGGGCAAGCGCATCGTCGAGAACTTCTGCTCGTCGATTGCGAGCGGGTGA
- a CDS encoding Rid family detoxifying hydrolase, producing MKRTISTDNAAAAVGAYSQATTNGDLLITAGQLPLTADGELLDDESVGRQTEQCLDNVAAILESEGLSLNDVLKTTVFLDDIDDFDAFNEAYSEYFDEDPPARSAVEAGAVPKGAAVEIEAIATTE from the coding sequence GTGAAGCGAACCATCAGCACCGACAACGCAGCGGCGGCGGTCGGGGCGTACAGCCAGGCGACGACGAACGGCGACCTGCTCATCACGGCCGGTCAGCTTCCGCTGACGGCGGACGGAGAACTGCTTGACGACGAATCCGTGGGTCGGCAGACCGAGCAGTGTCTCGACAACGTCGCGGCCATCCTCGAGTCCGAGGGACTTTCGCTGAACGACGTCCTCAAGACGACGGTGTTCCTCGACGATATCGACGACTTCGACGCGTTCAACGAGGCGTACAGCGAGTACTTCGACGAGGACCCGCCGGCGCGCAGCGCCGTCGAGGCCGGTGCCGTACCGAAAGGTGCGGCGGTCGAAATCGAGGCCATCGCGACGACCGAGTAG
- the folE gene encoding GTP cyclohydrolase I: MDSHDKQRDRGYDAGDGTPSTVPTGVTESDGAAPTTEAAGTAEVTGSTEAEGFDHEKAREGARLLLEAVGRDPDARGVSDTWTRRVPAMFETLTEGRREAAKPTMRTFEAETDGLVIKTGIPLYSMCEHHLLPFYGAAHVAYKPGESMVGLSKLVRYVRWRSRRLTTQEALTSGVATGLAEELEAEGVVVEVTATHMCEAMRGVETATATTTHESVGELSSADRERFRESVRDSDWAPGAF, translated from the coding sequence ATGGATTCGCATGACAAGCAGCGTGACCGCGGCTACGACGCCGGAGATGGGACGCCGTCGACTGTTCCGACCGGCGTAACCGAGTCGGATGGGGCGGCTCCGACGACCGAGGCCGCCGGGACGGCCGAGGTGACCGGGTCAACCGAAGCGGAGGGGTTCGACCACGAGAAAGCGCGCGAGGGCGCGCGACTGCTGCTTGAGGCGGTCGGCCGCGACCCCGACGCGCGCGGCGTCTCCGACACGTGGACGCGCCGCGTGCCGGCGATGTTCGAGACGCTCACCGAGGGCCGACGCGAGGCGGCGAAGCCGACCATGCGCACCTTCGAGGCGGAGACCGACGGCCTCGTCATCAAGACGGGAATCCCGCTGTACAGCATGTGCGAGCACCACCTGCTCCCCTTCTACGGAGCCGCACACGTCGCGTACAAACCCGGGGAGTCGATGGTCGGACTCTCGAAACTCGTCCGCTACGTTCGGTGGCGGTCGCGGCGTCTCACCACGCAGGAAGCGCTGACGAGCGGTGTCGCGACCGGTCTGGCCGAGGAACTCGAGGCCGAGGGCGTCGTGGTCGAGGTCACTGCGACGCACATGTGCGAGGCGATGCGGGGCGTCGAGACGGCGACGGCGACGACGACGCACGAATCGGTCGGTGAACTGTCGTCGGCGGACCGCGAGCGATTCCGCGAGTCGGTCCGAGACAGCGACTGGGCGCCCGGCGCGTTCTGA
- a CDS encoding BCCT family transporter, with protein sequence MPDDEQTTGEMSEGLQVELFHPDSDRAPGDTNIEKFGFDVHPVVFPVSLAIIVAFVAATIVLGDQAAEIYGAVFTFINTNFGWFYIIAVNLFIITILYFAFSKYGTIRIGGVKAEKEFSDFSWMAMLFSAGMGIGLMFYSVAEPMWHFGSGASEFMAVPPAFTAEGGTSAAAIAAMAQTFFHWGFHPWAIYGLVGLGLAFFSFNRGLPLTFRSIFWPLLGERIYGWPGHIIDLVTVFATLFGLSTSLGLGVTQVNTGLSYVGGDILGLVSVPTGAIPQVVLIAFITAIATLSVAAGLEGGVRRLSTVNLYLMFTMLAFLFVVGPTLYILGVLSGGIGTFLDNLFQLSFFTGIVGGGAELGGYSVQGWMGSWTVFYWGWWIAWSPFVGMFIARISKGRTVREFVLGVLFLPALFSFVWLATFGGSALWLELAGGGGVATSVAEQGQATAMFAMLNQFPLGAISGLLATLLVITFFVTSSDSGSLVIDHLTSGGKHDVPKVQRIFWAVTEGAVAASLLIGGGLDALQTAVITTGLPFAVILVLMCYTVYLGLDNEYEILRSEQFADRIDHLTAEGDVDVVTNDSELVTEVRGSDAEGSD encoded by the coding sequence ATGCCAGACGATGAGCAGACGACGGGGGAGATGTCCGAGGGGTTGCAAGTAGAACTGTTCCACCCGGACTCCGACCGAGCCCCCGGCGACACCAACATCGAAAAGTTCGGATTCGACGTTCATCCGGTCGTCTTCCCGGTTTCGCTGGCGATCATCGTCGCGTTCGTCGCGGCGACCATCGTCCTCGGAGACCAGGCGGCCGAGATCTACGGCGCGGTGTTCACGTTCATCAACACGAACTTCGGCTGGTTCTATATCATCGCGGTGAACCTGTTCATCATCACCATCCTCTACTTCGCCTTCAGTAAGTATGGAACCATCCGCATCGGCGGGGTCAAGGCTGAAAAGGAGTTCAGCGACTTCTCGTGGATGGCGATGCTGTTCAGCGCCGGGATGGGAATCGGGTTGATGTTCTACAGCGTCGCCGAACCGATGTGGCACTTCGGCAGCGGCGCCTCCGAGTTCATGGCCGTCCCGCCCGCGTTCACCGCGGAGGGCGGGACGTCCGCCGCCGCCATCGCCGCGATGGCTCAGACGTTCTTCCACTGGGGGTTCCACCCCTGGGCCATCTACGGCCTGGTCGGACTCGGACTCGCTTTCTTCTCGTTCAACCGCGGCCTGCCGCTGACGTTCCGCTCGATCTTCTGGCCGCTGCTCGGAGAGCGCATCTACGGATGGCCGGGTCACATCATCGATCTGGTGACCGTGTTCGCGACGCTGTTCGGCCTCTCGACCTCGCTCGGACTGGGGGTCACGCAGGTCAACACGGGGCTCTCGTACGTCGGAGGGGACATCCTCGGTCTCGTGAGCGTTCCGACGGGAGCGATCCCGCAGGTGGTCCTCATCGCCTTCATCACGGCGATCGCAACGCTTTCGGTCGCGGCCGGGTTGGAAGGCGGGGTCAGACGGTTGAGCACGGTGAACCTCTACTTGATGTTCACCATGCTCGCGTTCCTCTTCGTCGTCGGACCGACGCTGTACATCCTCGGAGTGCTCTCGGGAGGGATCGGTACCTTCCTCGACAATCTGTTCCAGTTGAGCTTCTTCACCGGCATCGTCGGCGGGGGTGCGGAACTCGGCGGGTACTCCGTTCAGGGATGGATGGGGAGTTGGACCGTTTTCTACTGGGGCTGGTGGATCGCGTGGTCGCCGTTCGTCGGGATGTTCATCGCGCGCATCTCGAAGGGCCGCACCGTCAGGGAGTTCGTCCTGGGCGTGCTGTTCCTCCCCGCGCTGTTCTCGTTCGTCTGGCTAGCCACCTTCGGCGGCTCCGCGCTGTGGCTCGAACTCGCCGGAGGCGGAGGCGTCGCGACTTCCGTTGCCGAGCAGGGACAGGCCACCGCGATGTTCGCCATGTTGAACCAGTTCCCGCTGGGCGCCATCTCCGGACTGCTGGCGACGCTGCTCGTCATCACGTTCTTCGTCACCTCCTCGGACTCGGGGTCGCTGGTCATCGACCACCTGACCTCCGGCGGGAAGCACGACGTGCCGAAAGTTCAGCGCATCTTCTGGGCTGTCACCGAGGGTGCCGTCGCGGCCAGCCTGCTCATCGGAGGTGGACTGGACGCACTGCAGACCGCCGTCATCACGACGGGGCTTCCGTTCGCGGTCATCCTCGTCCTGATGTGTTACACGGTGTACCTCGGGTTGGACAACGAGTACGAGATCCTCCGCTCCGAGCAGTTCGCCGACCGGATCGACCACCTGACCGCCGAAGGGGACGTCGACGTCGTCACCAACGACAGCGAACTCGTTACCGAGGTCAGGGGTTCCGACGCGGAAGGAAGCGACTGA
- the ilvA gene encoding threonine ammonia-lyase, with product MTDDDTDGLSVRYADIEQARERLDDETVVKHTPVERSTSLGGFVDAEVYLKMEHLQWTGSFKTRGAYNKISQDVERGVDSFVAASAGNHAQGVALAATKCGADSTIYMPENAPQTKVDATRDYGATVELVGKDFQETMSRAQSAVEGTDAEFVHAYDDTDIIAGQGTLGAEMYHDCPDIDTVVVPIGGGGLISGISTAIKHLSPETRVVGVQATGAETVHKSLDKGIPVTLDEVDTIADGIATGGISRTTLDIIQRNVDEVVTVSDTEIARAILVLLERAKQVVEGAGAASVAALLSDELDVSGETVMPLLCGGNLDMTQLQTVLVHALTERRQLLQLRVHIDDQPGKMQEISGCIAAHGANIRNVRHDRSIQDLEVGEAYLVFDVETNGEQHAASIIDSLEEAGYPVDDVTKAR from the coding sequence ATGACCGACGACGACACGGACGGGCTTTCTGTCCGGTACGCAGACATCGAACAGGCGCGCGAACGACTCGACGACGAGACGGTGGTAAAGCACACGCCGGTCGAGCGGAGCACGTCGCTCGGCGGATTCGTCGACGCGGAGGTCTACCTGAAGATGGAGCACCTCCAGTGGACGGGTTCGTTCAAGACCAGAGGGGCGTACAACAAGATCAGCCAGGACGTCGAGCGCGGCGTCGATAGCTTCGTCGCGGCGAGCGCCGGCAACCACGCGCAGGGCGTCGCGCTGGCGGCGACGAAGTGCGGGGCCGACTCGACGATATACATGCCGGAGAACGCCCCGCAGACGAAGGTCGATGCGACGCGCGACTACGGCGCCACAGTCGAACTGGTCGGCAAGGACTTCCAAGAGACCATGTCGCGGGCGCAGTCGGCCGTCGAAGGGACGGACGCGGAGTTCGTCCACGCCTACGACGATACGGACATCATCGCCGGGCAGGGAACGCTGGGCGCCGAGATGTACCACGACTGCCCCGACATCGACACGGTGGTCGTCCCCATCGGCGGCGGCGGACTCATCTCGGGCATCTCGACGGCGATCAAACACCTCTCCCCGGAGACGCGCGTCGTCGGCGTGCAGGCGACCGGGGCGGAGACGGTCCACAAGAGCCTGGACAAGGGAATCCCGGTGACGCTCGACGAAGTCGACACCATCGCGGACGGCATCGCGACCGGCGGTATCTCGCGAACGACGCTCGATATCATCCAGCGCAACGTGGACGAGGTGGTCACCGTCTCGGACACCGAAATCGCCCGCGCCATCCTCGTGCTCCTCGAACGGGCCAAGCAGGTCGTCGAGGGGGCGGGCGCCGCGTCGGTCGCGGCGCTCCTGAGCGACGAACTGGACGTGAGCGGCGAGACGGTGATGCCGCTGCTCTGCGGCGGGAATCTCGACATGACGCAGTTACAGACGGTGTTGGTCCATGCGCTCACGGAGCGGCGACAGCTCCTCCAGCTCAGGGTGCATATCGACGACCAACCCGGGAAGATGCAGGAGATATCCGGCTGTATCGCCGCTCACGGGGCGAACATCCGCAACGTCCGCCACGACCGGTCCATCCAGGACCTCGAAGTCGGCGAGGCATACCTCGTGTTCGACGTCGAAACCAACGGCGAGCAGCACGCGGCGTCCATCATCGATTCGCTCGAAGAGGCCGGCTACCCCGTCGACGACGTGACGAAAGCCCGGTAA
- a CDS encoding GcvT family protein, producing MNSTDLPDQSTTVVIGAGAVGCSVAYHLTELGAEDVTVIDQGPLPVTGGSSVHAPGIMFKTSPSKVQTKAAHYTSQFLSDIGTYDEVGGIETARSEERMDFLERRFEWATSYGLPDPELLSPEEVGERLPLVNEEEILGGYYSPTDGRVDGIETLQWYIENTPANFVGDTEVVDLDVSNGEITSVLTDKGRIDCDRCVIATNNWGYQTGQLAGLDLPIAPVEHQYVVTEPMEELSGADSAVGDNTAGLDIPGDRSIQEYMSEGPNRPVGRDQDHSLYFRTHGDALGMGSYNHEALSVDPEEMGRNSEDRQASVRGFTKKHWERPTHPGRDKSAKQAFDELLPASADQEYAVTENGIFVFTPDGMPAVGPTAQVDGLWTALAIWWTHSAGYGRIVAEWMENGVPRLPSGPVDSGGIHVRRFEPHAGEKDFFVDRGAKRYEQVYSIVEPRWQPDDHRGLRTSPFYEQQRDLGAEFVQSGGWESAQYYESNADLVDRYEDQIPEQDGWQGVNRSPIQGAEHLHTREHVSMFDMTTFSSIMVSGEGSGEFLQRVCSNDMDIEEGKVRYSLLLNEGGGILADVTVVRLGDDEYMVTTGGGNSPRIHGSWLEEHAPDTVSVHVEEGAKSTIGLWGPKSRLLLQRCTDADVTNEGFPYFSAKQMYVGDVPVIALRVSYVGELGWELWTPSEYGRRLWETLWEAGQDLDVRPMGGGALESMRLEKGFRLWGTDIDTDSNPFEAGLPFAVDMDTDFVGKDALEAAKEEGIDSRITPLTLDDSTDIALSGRPVLKDGEAIGYVQAGDYGYTIGESIAYTYVPSQYAEAGTDVQIRCEGELYDATVREEPLFDPGREKIIR from the coding sequence ATGAATTCCACGGACCTTCCCGATCAGTCGACGACTGTCGTAATCGGCGCCGGCGCAGTTGGATGTAGCGTCGCGTACCACCTCACCGAACTCGGGGCCGAAGACGTCACCGTCATTGACCAAGGCCCGCTTCCCGTCACCGGCGGGTCGTCGGTTCACGCGCCGGGGATCATGTTCAAGACGTCGCCGTCGAAGGTACAGACGAAGGCTGCCCACTACACCAGTCAGTTTCTCTCGGACATCGGCACGTACGACGAGGTCGGCGGCATCGAGACCGCGCGCAGCGAGGAACGCATGGACTTCCTCGAACGCCGCTTCGAGTGGGCGACCTCCTACGGACTGCCCGACCCCGAACTCCTCTCGCCCGAAGAGGTCGGCGAGCGTCTCCCGTTGGTGAACGAGGAGGAGATTCTCGGCGGCTACTACTCGCCGACGGACGGTCGCGTCGACGGTATCGAGACGCTCCAGTGGTACATCGAGAACACGCCCGCGAACTTCGTCGGCGACACCGAAGTGGTAGACCTCGACGTGTCGAACGGCGAGATAACGTCGGTCCTCACCGACAAAGGGCGGATCGACTGCGACCGCTGCGTCATCGCGACGAACAACTGGGGGTACCAGACCGGCCAACTCGCCGGACTCGACCTCCCCATCGCGCCGGTCGAACACCAGTACGTCGTCACCGAACCGATGGAAGAGTTGTCCGGCGCCGACTCGGCCGTCGGCGACAACACGGCCGGCCTCGACATCCCCGGCGACCGCTCCATCCAGGAGTACATGAGCGAGGGACCCAACCGACCCGTCGGCCGCGACCAGGACCACTCGCTGTACTTCCGAACCCACGGCGACGCGCTCGGTATGGGGTCGTACAACCACGAGGCGTTGTCGGTCGACCCCGAGGAGATGGGTCGAAACAGCGAGGACCGTCAAGCGTCGGTCCGCGGCTTCACCAAGAAGCACTGGGAACGTCCGACGCACCCCGGCCGCGACAAGTCCGCCAAGCAGGCGTTCGACGAACTCCTGCCGGCCAGCGCGGACCAGGAGTACGCCGTCACCGAGAACGGCATCTTCGTGTTCACGCCCGACGGCATGCCGGCGGTCGGTCCGACGGCGCAGGTCGACGGCCTGTGGACCGCGCTGGCCATCTGGTGGACCCACTCGGCCGGCTACGGCCGCATCGTCGCCGAGTGGATGGAGAACGGCGTTCCGCGCCTTCCCTCCGGACCGGTCGACTCCGGCGGCATCCACGTCCGGCGCTTCGAGCCGCACGCCGGCGAGAAGGACTTCTTCGTCGACCGCGGCGCCAAGCGCTACGAGCAGGTGTACAGCATCGTCGAACCGCGCTGGCAGCCCGACGACCACCGCGGACTGCGGACCAGTCCGTTCTACGAACAACAGCGCGACCTCGGTGCCGAGTTCGTTCAGAGCGGCGGCTGGGAGAGCGCCCAGTACTACGAGTCCAACGCCGACCTCGTCGACCGGTACGAAGACCAGATTCCGGAGCAGGACGGCTGGCAGGGGGTGAACCGTTCGCCCATCCAGGGAGCCGAACACCTCCACACGCGCGAGCACGTGTCGATGTTCGACATGACGACGTTCAGCTCGATTATGGTGTCGGGCGAGGGGAGCGGCGAGTTCCTCCAACGGGTGTGTAGCAACGACATGGACATCGAGGAGGGGAAGGTGCGCTACTCGCTCCTCTTGAACGAGGGCGGCGGCATCCTCGCGGACGTCACCGTCGTCCGACTCGGCGACGACGAGTACATGGTGACGACCGGCGGCGGCAACTCCCCGCGCATCCACGGGTCGTGGCTCGAAGAGCACGCCCCTGACACCGTCTCCGTCCACGTCGAGGAGGGCGCGAAGTCCACCATCGGTCTCTGGGGTCCGAAGTCCCGCCTCCTGCTCCAGCGCTGTACCGACGCCGACGTCACGAACGAGGGCTTCCCGTACTTCAGTGCGAAGCAGATGTACGTCGGCGACGTGCCGGTCATCGCCCTGCGCGTCTCGTACGTCGGCGAACTCGGCTGGGAACTGTGGACGCCCAGCGAGTACGGCCGGCGCCTCTGGGAGACGCTGTGGGAGGCCGGTCAGGACCTCGACGTGCGGCCGATGGGCGGCGGCGCCCTCGAATCGATGCGCCTCGAGAAGGGATTCCGCCTCTGGGGGACCGACATCGACACCGACTCCAACCCGTTCGAGGCCGGCCTCCCGTTCGCCGTCGATATGGACACTGACTTCGTCGGCAAGGACGCGCTCGAAGCCGCGAAGGAGGAGGGAATCGACTCCCGAATCACCCCCCTCACGCTCGACGATTCGACCGACATCGCCCTGAGCGGGCGGCCGGTGCTGAAGGACGGCGAGGCCATCGGCTACGTTCAGGCCGGCGACTACGGCTACACGATCGGAGAGTCTATCGCGTACACGTACGTCCCGAGTCAGTACGCCGAGGCCGGAACGGACGTGCAGATCCGGTGCGAGGGAGAACTGTACGACGCGACCGTGCGCGAGGAACCGCTGTTCGACCCCGGCCGGGAGAAGATCATCCGGTAG
- a CDS encoding formyltetrahydrofolate deformylase has protein sequence MSRDWTEITVIGEDDTGLIAEVTSFLFKRNVNILDINQAVRDGTFRMMMQVDTSEMVTARSKFREDLEGLGDDFGVDMQIEFPSDSQSRSIAVLVTKESHCLEVLLEAEANGDLGADIEVVIGNHDHLQPLAAEYDVPFHDVGDEKGTPDEERLLDLLGEYGVDLIALARFIRILSPEVVFRYESQIINVHPSLLPAFPGAAAYRQALEEGARIAGVTAHYVTTDLDQGPIITQRAFNIPPDATEEDMKRLGQPLEAEALLEAIQLHLNDELSVQFGRTKLENPEESDAQLGAPEELNQIIPERPTDGFDKTSIDLDETATADD, from the coding sequence ATGAGCCGCGATTGGACCGAGATAACCGTCATCGGGGAGGACGACACCGGCCTCATCGCCGAGGTGACCTCCTTCCTGTTCAAGCGCAACGTCAACATCCTCGACATCAACCAGGCCGTCCGAGACGGGACGTTCCGGATGATGATGCAGGTCGATACGTCGGAGATGGTCACGGCTCGATCGAAGTTCCGAGAGGACCTCGAGGGCCTCGGCGACGACTTCGGCGTCGACATGCAGATCGAGTTCCCGTCCGACAGTCAGAGCCGGTCTATCGCCGTGCTCGTCACCAAGGAGAGTCACTGCCTCGAAGTTCTGCTCGAAGCCGAGGCCAACGGCGACCTCGGCGCGGACATCGAGGTGGTCATCGGAAACCACGACCACCTCCAACCGCTCGCGGCGGAGTACGACGTTCCCTTCCACGACGTCGGCGACGAGAAGGGGACTCCCGACGAAGAGAGACTGCTGGACCTGCTCGGCGAGTACGGCGTCGACCTGATCGCGCTGGCGCGCTTCATCCGCATCCTCTCGCCCGAGGTCGTCTTCCGCTACGAGAGCCAGATCATCAACGTTCACCCGAGTCTGCTCCCCGCGTTCCCCGGCGCCGCCGCGTACAGGCAGGCTCTCGAAGAGGGTGCCCGTATCGCCGGTGTCACCGCCCACTACGTGACGACGGACCTCGACCAAGGACCCATCATCACGCAGCGTGCGTTCAACATCCCGCCGGACGCCACGGAGGAAGACATGAAACGGCTCGGGCAACCGCTCGAAGCCGAGGCGCTCCTCGAGGCGATTCAACTCCACCTCAACGACGAACTCTCCGTGCAGTTCGGTCGGACGAAGTTGGAAAACCCCGAAGAGAGCGATGCGCAACTCGGCGCTCCCGAGGAACTCAACCAGATTATCCCCGAGCGACCGACGGACGGATTCGACAAGACGTCCATCGACCTGGACGAGACGGCCACTGCGGACGACTGA